Proteins encoded by one window of Scatophagus argus isolate fScaArg1 chromosome 8, fScaArg1.pri, whole genome shotgun sequence:
- the acss2 gene encoding acetyl-coenzyme A synthetase, cytoplasmic isoform X4, which produces MTVREGNEPGDEATVTYRELLQRVCQFANVLKSQGVKKGDRVSIYMPMVVELVVAMLACARIGAVHSIVFAGFSAESLCERILDSQCSLLITADGFYRGDKLINLKLLADEALHKCRDKGFPVQKCIMLKHLSKETEETPLGSQSPPAKRSCPDLQQEKQTGRVKKTRPLPQVPWNPEVDLCWHTLVRGASDECEPEWCESEDPLFILYTSGSTGKPKGVLHTVSGYMLYTATTFKLVFDHQPDDIYWCTADIGWITGHSYITYGPLANGATSVLFEGLPTYPDVSRMWEIVDKYRVTKFYTAPTAIRLLMKYGSEPVQKCKRESLKVLGTVGEPINPEAWQWYYNVVGEKRCPVVDTFWQTETGGHVLTPLPAATPMKPGSATFPFFGVVPAILNESGEELEGPSEGYLVFKQPWPGVMRTVFGNHQRFETTYFKKFPGYYVTGDGCRRDKDGYYWITGRIDDMLNVSGHLLSTAEVESALVEHEAVAEAAVVGRPHAVKGESLYCFVTLTDGVTYNRTLEAELKKKVREKIGAIATPDYIQNAPGLPKTRSGKIMRRVLRKIACDERDLGDISTLADSSVVEHLFQNRCCTAV; this is translated from the exons ATGACGGTGAG GGAGGGCAACGAGCCTGGAGATGAGGCGACGGTGACCtacagagagctgctgcagagggtCTGCCAGTTCGCCAACGTCCTGAAGTCTCAGG GAGTGAAGAAGGGCGACCGAGTTTCCATTTACATGCCCATGGTGGTGGAGCTGGTGGTGGCCATGTTGGCTTGTGCCCGCATCGGAGCTGTTCACTCCATAGTG tttgcaggATTCTCCGCTGAGTCTCTGTGTGAGAGGATCCTGGACTCGCAGTGTTCACTGCTCATCACAGCAG ATGGGTTCTATCGAGGAGATAAGCTGATCAACCTGAAGCTCTTAGCTGACGAAGCACTGCACAAATGTAGAGACAA GGGCTTCCCGGTCCAGAAGTGTATCATGCTGAAGCACTTGTCCAAGGAGACCGAAGAGACTCCTCTGGGTTCTCAGTCTCCTCCGGCCAAACGATCCTGCCCTGATCTGCAG caggagaaacagacaggaagagtaAAGAAAACACGTCCTCTTCCGCAG GTCCCGTGGAACCCCGAGGTGGACTTGTGTTGGCACACTCTGGTTCGTGGAGCCTCAGACGAGTGTGAACCCGAGTGGTGCGAGTCTGAAGATCCTCTCTTCATCCTCTACACCAGCGGCTCAACCGGGAAACCCAAG GGAGTTCTTCACACGGTCAGCGGCTACATGCTCTACACGGCCACCACCTTCAAGCTGGTGTTCGACCACCAGCCTGATGACATCTATTGGTGCACGGCAGACATCGGCTGGATCACCGGACACTCTTACATCACCTACGGCCCGCTGGCTAATGGGGCCACCAGCGTCCTG tTTGAGGGCCTGCCTACCTACCCAGACGTAAGTCGTATGTGGGAGATTGTGGACAAATATCGAGTGACCAAGTTCTACACAGCTCCGACCGCCATCCGGCTGCTGATGAAGTACGGCAGCGAGCCGGTGCAGAA GTGTAAGCGAGAGTCCCTGAAGGTTTTGGGGACGGTGGGAGAGCCCATCAACCCTGAGGCCTGGCAGTGGTACTACAACGTGGTGGGGGAGAAGAGATGTCCGGTCGTCGACACCTTCTGGCAGACAGAAACT GGTGGACATGTGTTGACTCCGCTGCCTGCAGCCACACCCATGAAGCCTGGATCTGCT ACGTTCCCGTTCTTCGGAGTCGTGCCGGCCATCCTGAATGAGTCCggagaggagctggaggggCCAAGTGAGGGATACCTG GTGTTCAAACAGCCGTGGCCAGGTGTGATGAGGACCGTGTTCGGAAACCATCAGAGGTTTGAGACCACCTACTTTAAGAAGTTTCCTGGATACTACGTGACAGGAGACG GTTGCCGTAGAGACAAGGATGGCTACTACTGGATAACAGGGAGGATAGACGACATGCTGAATGTGTCAG GTCACTTACTGAGCACGGCCGAGGTGGAGTCGGCTCTGGTGGAGCACGAGGCCGTCGCTGAGGCTGCTGTGGTGGGCAGACCTCATGCTGTGAAAGGAGAGAGCCTCTACTGCTTCGTCACCCTCACCGATGGAGTGACGTACAACCGCACGCTGGAGGCAGAACTCAAAAAGAAAG TACGGGAGAAGATCGGCGCCATTGCAACACCAGACTACATCCAGAACGCTCCAGGACTCCCCAAGACCCGATCTG GTAAAATCATGAGAAGGGTGCTCCGCAAAATCGCCTGCGACGAACGAGACTTGGGCGACATCTCCACGCTGGCCGACTCCTCGGTTGTCGAGCATCTCTTCCAGAACAGATGCTGCACGGCGGTGTGA
- the acss2 gene encoding acetyl-coenzyme A synthetase, cytoplasmic isoform X2, with the protein MIPDKAPKEDVIHGSEDLKKEAHINSFEKYKELYLKSVENPDEFWGDIAKDFFWKTKHTGQLLDYNFDVTKGQIFIKCMEGASTNICYNLLDRNVHERKLGDQVAFYWEGNEPGDEATVTYRELLQRVCQFANVLKSQGVKKGDRVSIYMPMVVELVVAMLACARIGAVHSIVFAGFSAESLCERILDSQCSLLITADGFYRGDKLINLKLLADEALHKCRDKGFPVQKCIMLKHLSKETEETPLGSQSPPAKRSCPDLQEKQTGRVKKTRPLPQVPWNPEVDLCWHTLVRGASDECEPEWCESEDPLFILYTSGSTGKPKGVLHTVSGYMLYTATTFKLVFDHQPDDIYWCTADIGWITGHSYITYGPLANGATSVLFEGLPTYPDVSRMWEIVDKYRVTKFYTAPTAIRLLMKYGSEPVQKCKRESLKVLGTVGEPINPEAWQWYYNVVGEKRCPVVDTFWQTETGGHVLTPLPAATPMKPGSATFPFFGVVPAILNESGEELEGPSEGYLVFKQPWPGVMRTVFGNHQRFETTYFKKFPGYYVTGDGCRRDKDGYYWITGRIDDMLNVSGHLLSTAEVESALVEHEAVAEAAVVGRPHAVKGESLYCFVTLTDGVTYNRTLEAELKKKVREKIGAIATPDYIQNAPGLPKTRSGKIMRRVLRKIACDERDLGDISTLADSSVVEHLFQNRCCTAV; encoded by the exons ATGATTCCCGACAAAGCGCCGAAGGAGGACGTCATCCACGGCTCTGAAGACCTGAAGAAGGAGGCTCACATCAATAGCTTTGAGAAATATAAAGAGCTCTACTTGAAATCCGTAGAGAACCCCGATG AGTTCTGGGGTGACATCGCCAAAGATTTCTTCTGGAAGACCAAACACACGGGTCAGTTGCTCGACTACAACTTCGACGTGACCAAAGGGCAAATATTCATCAAATGCATGGAAGGAGCGTCCACCAACATCTGCTACAACCTGCTCGACCGCAACGTCCACGAGAGGAAGCTCGGCGACCAAGTGGCCTTCTACTG GGAGGGCAACGAGCCTGGAGATGAGGCGACGGTGACCtacagagagctgctgcagagggtCTGCCAGTTCGCCAACGTCCTGAAGTCTCAGG GAGTGAAGAAGGGCGACCGAGTTTCCATTTACATGCCCATGGTGGTGGAGCTGGTGGTGGCCATGTTGGCTTGTGCCCGCATCGGAGCTGTTCACTCCATAGTG tttgcaggATTCTCCGCTGAGTCTCTGTGTGAGAGGATCCTGGACTCGCAGTGTTCACTGCTCATCACAGCAG ATGGGTTCTATCGAGGAGATAAGCTGATCAACCTGAAGCTCTTAGCTGACGAAGCACTGCACAAATGTAGAGACAA GGGCTTCCCGGTCCAGAAGTGTATCATGCTGAAGCACTTGTCCAAGGAGACCGAAGAGACTCCTCTGGGTTCTCAGTCTCCTCCGGCCAAACGATCCTGCCCTGATCTGCAG gagaaacagacaggaagagtaAAGAAAACACGTCCTCTTCCGCAG GTCCCGTGGAACCCCGAGGTGGACTTGTGTTGGCACACTCTGGTTCGTGGAGCCTCAGACGAGTGTGAACCCGAGTGGTGCGAGTCTGAAGATCCTCTCTTCATCCTCTACACCAGCGGCTCAACCGGGAAACCCAAG GGAGTTCTTCACACGGTCAGCGGCTACATGCTCTACACGGCCACCACCTTCAAGCTGGTGTTCGACCACCAGCCTGATGACATCTATTGGTGCACGGCAGACATCGGCTGGATCACCGGACACTCTTACATCACCTACGGCCCGCTGGCTAATGGGGCCACCAGCGTCCTG tTTGAGGGCCTGCCTACCTACCCAGACGTAAGTCGTATGTGGGAGATTGTGGACAAATATCGAGTGACCAAGTTCTACACAGCTCCGACCGCCATCCGGCTGCTGATGAAGTACGGCAGCGAGCCGGTGCAGAA GTGTAAGCGAGAGTCCCTGAAGGTTTTGGGGACGGTGGGAGAGCCCATCAACCCTGAGGCCTGGCAGTGGTACTACAACGTGGTGGGGGAGAAGAGATGTCCGGTCGTCGACACCTTCTGGCAGACAGAAACT GGTGGACATGTGTTGACTCCGCTGCCTGCAGCCACACCCATGAAGCCTGGATCTGCT ACGTTCCCGTTCTTCGGAGTCGTGCCGGCCATCCTGAATGAGTCCggagaggagctggaggggCCAAGTGAGGGATACCTG GTGTTCAAACAGCCGTGGCCAGGTGTGATGAGGACCGTGTTCGGAAACCATCAGAGGTTTGAGACCACCTACTTTAAGAAGTTTCCTGGATACTACGTGACAGGAGACG GTTGCCGTAGAGACAAGGATGGCTACTACTGGATAACAGGGAGGATAGACGACATGCTGAATGTGTCAG GTCACTTACTGAGCACGGCCGAGGTGGAGTCGGCTCTGGTGGAGCACGAGGCCGTCGCTGAGGCTGCTGTGGTGGGCAGACCTCATGCTGTGAAAGGAGAGAGCCTCTACTGCTTCGTCACCCTCACCGATGGAGTGACGTACAACCGCACGCTGGAGGCAGAACTCAAAAAGAAAG TACGGGAGAAGATCGGCGCCATTGCAACACCAGACTACATCCAGAACGCTCCAGGACTCCCCAAGACCCGATCTG GTAAAATCATGAGAAGGGTGCTCCGCAAAATCGCCTGCGACGAACGAGACTTGGGCGACATCTCCACGCTGGCCGACTCCTCGGTTGTCGAGCATCTCTTCCAGAACAGATGCTGCACGGCGGTGTGA
- the acss2 gene encoding acetyl-coenzyme A synthetase, cytoplasmic isoform X1 codes for MIPDKAPKEDVIHGSEDLKKEAHINSFEKYKELYLKSVENPDEFWGDIAKDFFWKTKHTGQLLDYNFDVTKGQIFIKCMEGASTNICYNLLDRNVHERKLGDQVAFYWEGNEPGDEATVTYRELLQRVCQFANVLKSQGVKKGDRVSIYMPMVVELVVAMLACARIGAVHSIVFAGFSAESLCERILDSQCSLLITADGFYRGDKLINLKLLADEALHKCRDKGFPVQKCIMLKHLSKETEETPLGSQSPPAKRSCPDLQQEKQTGRVKKTRPLPQVPWNPEVDLCWHTLVRGASDECEPEWCESEDPLFILYTSGSTGKPKGVLHTVSGYMLYTATTFKLVFDHQPDDIYWCTADIGWITGHSYITYGPLANGATSVLFEGLPTYPDVSRMWEIVDKYRVTKFYTAPTAIRLLMKYGSEPVQKCKRESLKVLGTVGEPINPEAWQWYYNVVGEKRCPVVDTFWQTETGGHVLTPLPAATPMKPGSATFPFFGVVPAILNESGEELEGPSEGYLVFKQPWPGVMRTVFGNHQRFETTYFKKFPGYYVTGDGCRRDKDGYYWITGRIDDMLNVSGHLLSTAEVESALVEHEAVAEAAVVGRPHAVKGESLYCFVTLTDGVTYNRTLEAELKKKVREKIGAIATPDYIQNAPGLPKTRSGKIMRRVLRKIACDERDLGDISTLADSSVVEHLFQNRCCTAV; via the exons ATGATTCCCGACAAAGCGCCGAAGGAGGACGTCATCCACGGCTCTGAAGACCTGAAGAAGGAGGCTCACATCAATAGCTTTGAGAAATATAAAGAGCTCTACTTGAAATCCGTAGAGAACCCCGATG AGTTCTGGGGTGACATCGCCAAAGATTTCTTCTGGAAGACCAAACACACGGGTCAGTTGCTCGACTACAACTTCGACGTGACCAAAGGGCAAATATTCATCAAATGCATGGAAGGAGCGTCCACCAACATCTGCTACAACCTGCTCGACCGCAACGTCCACGAGAGGAAGCTCGGCGACCAAGTGGCCTTCTACTG GGAGGGCAACGAGCCTGGAGATGAGGCGACGGTGACCtacagagagctgctgcagagggtCTGCCAGTTCGCCAACGTCCTGAAGTCTCAGG GAGTGAAGAAGGGCGACCGAGTTTCCATTTACATGCCCATGGTGGTGGAGCTGGTGGTGGCCATGTTGGCTTGTGCCCGCATCGGAGCTGTTCACTCCATAGTG tttgcaggATTCTCCGCTGAGTCTCTGTGTGAGAGGATCCTGGACTCGCAGTGTTCACTGCTCATCACAGCAG ATGGGTTCTATCGAGGAGATAAGCTGATCAACCTGAAGCTCTTAGCTGACGAAGCACTGCACAAATGTAGAGACAA GGGCTTCCCGGTCCAGAAGTGTATCATGCTGAAGCACTTGTCCAAGGAGACCGAAGAGACTCCTCTGGGTTCTCAGTCTCCTCCGGCCAAACGATCCTGCCCTGATCTGCAG caggagaaacagacaggaagagtaAAGAAAACACGTCCTCTTCCGCAG GTCCCGTGGAACCCCGAGGTGGACTTGTGTTGGCACACTCTGGTTCGTGGAGCCTCAGACGAGTGTGAACCCGAGTGGTGCGAGTCTGAAGATCCTCTCTTCATCCTCTACACCAGCGGCTCAACCGGGAAACCCAAG GGAGTTCTTCACACGGTCAGCGGCTACATGCTCTACACGGCCACCACCTTCAAGCTGGTGTTCGACCACCAGCCTGATGACATCTATTGGTGCACGGCAGACATCGGCTGGATCACCGGACACTCTTACATCACCTACGGCCCGCTGGCTAATGGGGCCACCAGCGTCCTG tTTGAGGGCCTGCCTACCTACCCAGACGTAAGTCGTATGTGGGAGATTGTGGACAAATATCGAGTGACCAAGTTCTACACAGCTCCGACCGCCATCCGGCTGCTGATGAAGTACGGCAGCGAGCCGGTGCAGAA GTGTAAGCGAGAGTCCCTGAAGGTTTTGGGGACGGTGGGAGAGCCCATCAACCCTGAGGCCTGGCAGTGGTACTACAACGTGGTGGGGGAGAAGAGATGTCCGGTCGTCGACACCTTCTGGCAGACAGAAACT GGTGGACATGTGTTGACTCCGCTGCCTGCAGCCACACCCATGAAGCCTGGATCTGCT ACGTTCCCGTTCTTCGGAGTCGTGCCGGCCATCCTGAATGAGTCCggagaggagctggaggggCCAAGTGAGGGATACCTG GTGTTCAAACAGCCGTGGCCAGGTGTGATGAGGACCGTGTTCGGAAACCATCAGAGGTTTGAGACCACCTACTTTAAGAAGTTTCCTGGATACTACGTGACAGGAGACG GTTGCCGTAGAGACAAGGATGGCTACTACTGGATAACAGGGAGGATAGACGACATGCTGAATGTGTCAG GTCACTTACTGAGCACGGCCGAGGTGGAGTCGGCTCTGGTGGAGCACGAGGCCGTCGCTGAGGCTGCTGTGGTGGGCAGACCTCATGCTGTGAAAGGAGAGAGCCTCTACTGCTTCGTCACCCTCACCGATGGAGTGACGTACAACCGCACGCTGGAGGCAGAACTCAAAAAGAAAG TACGGGAGAAGATCGGCGCCATTGCAACACCAGACTACATCCAGAACGCTCCAGGACTCCCCAAGACCCGATCTG GTAAAATCATGAGAAGGGTGCTCCGCAAAATCGCCTGCGACGAACGAGACTTGGGCGACATCTCCACGCTGGCCGACTCCTCGGTTGTCGAGCATCTCTTCCAGAACAGATGCTGCACGGCGGTGTGA
- the acss2 gene encoding acetyl-coenzyme A synthetase, cytoplasmic isoform X3: MIPDKAPKEDVIHGSEDLKKEAHINSFEKYKELYLKSVENPDEFWGDIAKDFFWKTKHTGQLLDYNFDVTKGQIFIKCMEGASTNICYNLLDRNVHERKLGDQVAFYWEGNEPGDEATVTYRELLQRVCQFANVLKSQGVKKGDRVSIYMPMVVELVVAMLACARIGAVHSIVFAGFSAESLCERILDSQCSLLITADGFYRGDKLINLKLLADEALHKCRDKGFPVQKCIMLKHLSKETEETPLGSQSPPAKRSCPDLQVPWNPEVDLCWHTLVRGASDECEPEWCESEDPLFILYTSGSTGKPKGVLHTVSGYMLYTATTFKLVFDHQPDDIYWCTADIGWITGHSYITYGPLANGATSVLFEGLPTYPDVSRMWEIVDKYRVTKFYTAPTAIRLLMKYGSEPVQKCKRESLKVLGTVGEPINPEAWQWYYNVVGEKRCPVVDTFWQTETGGHVLTPLPAATPMKPGSATFPFFGVVPAILNESGEELEGPSEGYLVFKQPWPGVMRTVFGNHQRFETTYFKKFPGYYVTGDGCRRDKDGYYWITGRIDDMLNVSGHLLSTAEVESALVEHEAVAEAAVVGRPHAVKGESLYCFVTLTDGVTYNRTLEAELKKKVREKIGAIATPDYIQNAPGLPKTRSGKIMRRVLRKIACDERDLGDISTLADSSVVEHLFQNRCCTAV, encoded by the exons ATGATTCCCGACAAAGCGCCGAAGGAGGACGTCATCCACGGCTCTGAAGACCTGAAGAAGGAGGCTCACATCAATAGCTTTGAGAAATATAAAGAGCTCTACTTGAAATCCGTAGAGAACCCCGATG AGTTCTGGGGTGACATCGCCAAAGATTTCTTCTGGAAGACCAAACACACGGGTCAGTTGCTCGACTACAACTTCGACGTGACCAAAGGGCAAATATTCATCAAATGCATGGAAGGAGCGTCCACCAACATCTGCTACAACCTGCTCGACCGCAACGTCCACGAGAGGAAGCTCGGCGACCAAGTGGCCTTCTACTG GGAGGGCAACGAGCCTGGAGATGAGGCGACGGTGACCtacagagagctgctgcagagggtCTGCCAGTTCGCCAACGTCCTGAAGTCTCAGG GAGTGAAGAAGGGCGACCGAGTTTCCATTTACATGCCCATGGTGGTGGAGCTGGTGGTGGCCATGTTGGCTTGTGCCCGCATCGGAGCTGTTCACTCCATAGTG tttgcaggATTCTCCGCTGAGTCTCTGTGTGAGAGGATCCTGGACTCGCAGTGTTCACTGCTCATCACAGCAG ATGGGTTCTATCGAGGAGATAAGCTGATCAACCTGAAGCTCTTAGCTGACGAAGCACTGCACAAATGTAGAGACAA GGGCTTCCCGGTCCAGAAGTGTATCATGCTGAAGCACTTGTCCAAGGAGACCGAAGAGACTCCTCTGGGTTCTCAGTCTCCTCCGGCCAAACGATCCTGCCCTGATCTGCAG GTCCCGTGGAACCCCGAGGTGGACTTGTGTTGGCACACTCTGGTTCGTGGAGCCTCAGACGAGTGTGAACCCGAGTGGTGCGAGTCTGAAGATCCTCTCTTCATCCTCTACACCAGCGGCTCAACCGGGAAACCCAAG GGAGTTCTTCACACGGTCAGCGGCTACATGCTCTACACGGCCACCACCTTCAAGCTGGTGTTCGACCACCAGCCTGATGACATCTATTGGTGCACGGCAGACATCGGCTGGATCACCGGACACTCTTACATCACCTACGGCCCGCTGGCTAATGGGGCCACCAGCGTCCTG tTTGAGGGCCTGCCTACCTACCCAGACGTAAGTCGTATGTGGGAGATTGTGGACAAATATCGAGTGACCAAGTTCTACACAGCTCCGACCGCCATCCGGCTGCTGATGAAGTACGGCAGCGAGCCGGTGCAGAA GTGTAAGCGAGAGTCCCTGAAGGTTTTGGGGACGGTGGGAGAGCCCATCAACCCTGAGGCCTGGCAGTGGTACTACAACGTGGTGGGGGAGAAGAGATGTCCGGTCGTCGACACCTTCTGGCAGACAGAAACT GGTGGACATGTGTTGACTCCGCTGCCTGCAGCCACACCCATGAAGCCTGGATCTGCT ACGTTCCCGTTCTTCGGAGTCGTGCCGGCCATCCTGAATGAGTCCggagaggagctggaggggCCAAGTGAGGGATACCTG GTGTTCAAACAGCCGTGGCCAGGTGTGATGAGGACCGTGTTCGGAAACCATCAGAGGTTTGAGACCACCTACTTTAAGAAGTTTCCTGGATACTACGTGACAGGAGACG GTTGCCGTAGAGACAAGGATGGCTACTACTGGATAACAGGGAGGATAGACGACATGCTGAATGTGTCAG GTCACTTACTGAGCACGGCCGAGGTGGAGTCGGCTCTGGTGGAGCACGAGGCCGTCGCTGAGGCTGCTGTGGTGGGCAGACCTCATGCTGTGAAAGGAGAGAGCCTCTACTGCTTCGTCACCCTCACCGATGGAGTGACGTACAACCGCACGCTGGAGGCAGAACTCAAAAAGAAAG TACGGGAGAAGATCGGCGCCATTGCAACACCAGACTACATCCAGAACGCTCCAGGACTCCCCAAGACCCGATCTG GTAAAATCATGAGAAGGGTGCTCCGCAAAATCGCCTGCGACGAACGAGACTTGGGCGACATCTCCACGCTGGCCGACTCCTCGGTTGTCGAGCATCTCTTCCAGAACAGATGCTGCACGGCGGTGTGA